In one Spirosoma rigui genomic region, the following are encoded:
- a CDS encoding RrF2 family transcriptional regulator, translating to MISKKAKYAIKALKVLTEEYGKGPVLISYISAKENIPKKFLEAILLELRNHGILQSQKGKGGGYLLRVDPGRVNLAQVLRVIDGPIAPTPCVSFNFYVKCDDCNDEIACALKPIMERVRDANLGVYENTTLLAFQNPSSLETKEIAIGSTVSELMDSSENRMTA from the coding sequence ATGATTTCGAAGAAAGCAAAATACGCCATCAAAGCCCTCAAGGTTTTGACTGAGGAATATGGAAAAGGCCCTGTGCTGATTTCTTATATTTCGGCTAAGGAAAATATTCCGAAGAAATTTCTGGAGGCCATTCTGCTGGAACTTCGTAATCACGGAATACTACAGAGCCAAAAAGGTAAGGGAGGTGGTTATCTGTTGCGCGTCGATCCGGGCCGCGTAAATTTAGCCCAGGTGCTACGCGTTATTGATGGCCCTATTGCACCAACTCCCTGTGTATCGTTTAATTTTTACGTCAAGTGTGACGATTGTAATGATGAGATTGCCTGCGCTCTGAAACCAATTATGGAGCGGGTACGGGATGCAAATCTTGGTGTGTATGAAAATACCACGCTGCTGGCGTTCCAGAACCCGTCGTCGCTCGAGACAAAAGAAATTGCCATCGGCTCGACCGTTTCTGAATTGATGGATTCGTCGGAGAACCGCATGACGGCGTAG
- a CDS encoding DUF4301 family protein, giving the protein MQFSEKDQDQILAQGISPEQIDHQLHYFVHGFPYLNVIKAATIGDGIVRVPDDQLSNYIHRFDAAAHERDLVKFVPASGAATRMFKSLFAALDGKSDKSTDEVFARMADFAFYDDLKAVMDSKGVNLDEAVAANDRVTVLRFLLTDEGLDYGSLPKGLLKFHRYLDGPRTPVEEHLVEGAAYANSDGTVRIHFTVSPEHRDRFEALIDHEKADYEAWLGVTFDVTFSEQKKSTDTISVDMANEPFRNGDGTLLFRPAGHGALIENLNDIDADLVFIKNIDNVVPDAIKETTVTYKKVLAAVLLDAQQQIARLQGLLDGDAGVSDGYLAEADDLLRRTLFTLPPDGFDTLTKAEKLDYYRRKLNRPVRACGMVQNVGEPGGGPFWARNQDGSVSLQVVESAQIDLTNPDQKAIFDEATHFNPVDLVCGLKDYHGRKYNLPDFRDPLTGFITAKSKDGKDLKAQELPGLWNGAMADWNTIFVEVPLITFNPVKTVNDLLRKEHQPED; this is encoded by the coding sequence ATGCAGTTTTCCGAGAAGGATCAGGATCAGATTCTGGCGCAGGGCATTTCGCCCGAACAGATCGACCATCAGTTGCATTACTTCGTCCACGGATTTCCTTACCTCAATGTTATAAAAGCCGCTACCATTGGTGATGGTATCGTACGGGTTCCCGACGATCAATTGAGTAATTACATCCACAGGTTCGATGCGGCAGCTCATGAACGCGACCTGGTTAAGTTTGTACCTGCATCCGGAGCCGCTACCCGGATGTTTAAATCACTATTTGCCGCACTCGACGGAAAATCGGACAAGAGTACTGACGAAGTTTTTGCCCGAATGGCGGATTTCGCGTTCTACGACGACCTCAAAGCGGTCATGGACAGCAAAGGGGTGAACCTCGATGAGGCCGTAGCCGCCAATGACCGGGTTACGGTACTGCGCTTTTTGCTCACCGATGAAGGCCTTGATTACGGCAGTCTACCAAAAGGCCTACTGAAGTTTCACCGTTACCTGGACGGTCCCCGTACGCCCGTTGAGGAACACCTGGTGGAAGGAGCAGCCTACGCCAATTCTGATGGTACCGTACGCATCCACTTTACCGTCTCGCCCGAACACCGCGACCGGTTCGAAGCCCTGATCGACCACGAGAAAGCTGATTACGAAGCCTGGCTCGGCGTTACGTTCGACGTAACGTTTTCCGAACAGAAAAAATCGACCGACACGATTTCGGTCGATATGGCGAATGAACCCTTCCGCAATGGAGACGGCACGCTGCTGTTCCGGCCCGCGGGCCACGGAGCCCTGATCGAGAACCTGAACGACATCGACGCTGACCTGGTGTTCATCAAGAACATCGATAATGTTGTGCCGGATGCGATCAAGGAAACGACCGTTACCTACAAGAAAGTGCTGGCTGCTGTGTTGCTCGATGCGCAACAGCAAATAGCGCGCCTGCAGGGCTTGCTGGATGGAGACGCCGGGGTGAGCGATGGCTACCTGGCCGAAGCCGACGACCTGCTGCGCCGTACGCTGTTCACGCTGCCGCCGGACGGCTTTGACACTTTAACGAAAGCCGAGAAGCTGGATTATTACCGTCGTAAGCTGAATCGGCCGGTTCGGGCGTGTGGTATGGTACAAAACGTTGGTGAGCCGGGTGGGGGTCCTTTCTGGGCCAGGAACCAGGACGGTTCAGTTTCGCTGCAGGTGGTGGAGTCGGCCCAGATCGATCTGACGAATCCCGATCAGAAAGCCATTTTTGATGAAGCAACGCATTTTAACCCGGTCGATTTGGTGTGCGGCCTTAAAGACTACCACGGCCGCAAGTACAACCTACCCGATTTCCGCGATCCCCTGACGGGTTTCATCACGGCCAAATCGAAGGATGGTAAGGATCTGAAAGCCCAGGAATTACCCGGTCTCTGGAACGGGGCTATGGCCGACTGGAACACCATCTTTGTTGAAGTACCACTGATAACTTTCAATCCCGTTAAAACCGTTAACGACCTGCTGCGCAAAGAGCACCAGCCCGAGGACTAG